Within the Erigeron canadensis isolate Cc75 chromosome 6, C_canadensis_v1, whole genome shotgun sequence genome, the region GTTAACTTTTATGTAGTGCCATTTGATGACACTTAAACAAGCTCTGCGTCATATATCTGAGTACGTAGTAGAATTGTAGGCTTGTAGCTAGAGGTTGCAAAGCCAAAACAAGTTACGAGTATTTAAGTACGTGACCCTAAATCATGTATCAACTGTTGTATAGATATAGTTAGCAATGTGAAGATGTAATGCATTTGATACACTTTTAATTGTTTTCGACAATTTTTTGACACGTTCTATCCATCCTTTTTAGTTAATCGTTTAGCTTACATAAACGATTAAAATGTCGCCGATCGTAAAACACATACCAATATGTCACAACCAGTGAAAGAGAAGATTAGTTACATATATATTGCATGAACTTGCAACTTTAGACATTCCAGTAGTAATTTCCATGATACTATTACTAATAGACATGAATTATTACGCATATATAGTAATAGACATGAATTATGTACAACACCAGTCGATCACCAGACCTTTCTCCTATGAAACTAGATCCGAGTGTCTTTACTTGAGGGGAAAAAGAATGGTGTAAACAAGAAGAAAGGTTACAATGACAATTGCACCCCCAAGAGTGAAACTCGGGCTGGTCCATAAACTTAAGTTTGATCTTTCTGCCCTTTTGATGGGATCTACCTCTTCGGATAATGGAAAGTTGGATCTTCTAGGGTTCCAGCTTACATACTTATTTGGGGTAAACTGTGAAAACAGGCTCTTTTTCCCTTGCTTCTTGAAACTTGACCATGCCTTGTCCCAATCTGTCGAAAACTTATCTGTACCgaatataaagaaaacacatATTGAACACATGTCAATGAAATAGAAGGTTTGTCTTTACGAGTTACGACTGACACAAACAATAACTAACGACCAAGAACAGGTCACAAGAAATAGGTAGGATATATACATAACAACATGTGATGAATCGGATATTTGAACTCTGACATGACACATATTTATGTCCTCAGATGATAAGAGAATTTGTGAacatatatcaaataaaattaaatgctGGCTAAACTAAAATGTATCCGTTATTGAAGGTATATAGGCGGTAAATTTGGATCCCTATGACTTAAACTCTTAACAGTCAGCCAAAAGAAGGCTAGTAAATTCTGAATATATAGATGAACAATATATAAACTGATCATGATAAGCACTGCAGAATAAACTAAAACTCATCTGACACCCTATCATAATATCCTCAGGCCTCGCTACTAAATTTGTGAATGAAGGCAACAGGTTGTAAgaatataagtaaaaaatagtAAAACTTATCTCTTCTAAGTAAAGCCATATATCCTAATGATGTGAGGTCATGAACTCAAATTCAATAAAATGCAATCACAAAATCGCTACGATACTGAGGCATGGTGTCCCCTGCTTTTTTTAAAGATTAGAATCACTACAATCATCACCCATAATGTTTTCCTTACTACCAAAGTCACCATAAATCTCTTGTTAACAAGCAATAGTTTATATATCAGCATTGGGCTCAATGATGTACAACCATCACTAGTGGAAAGTAAAGTAGTATTGTTTCCACACAAAAGCTCCTAAGTGCAAATCCTGCATTAGGCAGATAAATTGGGGGTAGCCACTACACAGAAATAGCTAGAATCGGCCACGGGCAATGAAAACTCGATTATGCAGTTAAATCCGAGTAAAAATGTGGGTTGCGGTAAAGAAGGACCTTCTCCAAGGCCGGAGTTGAGTAATCTAGGAATACTATTTATACCAAACTCCATGTGTCTTTGTATGAACGCCTAAACAACACTAGTTATCATCAATGTATGTAAAACACTCTCACTCATTCATATATGCAATCAATTAATTACGAGTAAATGTTTTgaatgtatctatatataaatgtatacctttgttgttgttcttgttgttaCGATCATCACCGTTTTGTGGAGAAGGTGGCTTTGGATCTCTGGTAGAACAGTAGTAACTGTGTTTTTGATTCCGCCATGATGACGTTATCATGCTCATCCCTCGAATATCCATTTTTCCCCCCAGATTCTCAATTTTCAACCACACAACGCCCCCaaccttcttttttttattagtattattatttcattattaatattttatatcatagttttatttcattttgtaatttctttcaaattttttcTACACTTTTTGTAATGGGCTAACTAGTTTTGAGCCCGGTTTTGTTATTTGGAAACCCCATAACTAAGAAAGCGTATCAATGCTTTCGAGTTCGATAATCAAAGCATTGTAGTTGACACGACTAGAAGTCTAGAATACATATAAAAGACAAAGAGTAATGATAAATCCATTCTCTTAAAAATATGCAGCAAGGTTGGATCAAATGGTTAAGACGcttgcctctggaaacagagatCATGGGTTCTATCCTCATCCCTTGCAAGACCAGAGGTCCTTTTTTATCtttagatagaacctggaagcaacctctctacaccgtcgtggtaggggtaaggctgtctacatcttaacctccctcatacaccgtcgagatattgggacccaaaatcatggaagacggcattgggtgtTACTTACCATTctcttaaaaatcctcttaagtATGTAATGATGACACTTGGTAGGATCAAATGATGAGATTAAGAGAGAACGAATGGATTAcactttttcatattttaaagtttttaagaaaattattaGGTTAAGAATGATATTTCTCATAAAAATATAGTTACTAATTAAACTTGATTGGAAAATTATAAAACTGAGAGGggaaatgaaaattatatacattattagAGTAATAGCATGTGAATAGTAAAAGGTcggcgagttactattcgtccacGTCATAACTCACAACCCGTATCACTATTCGGATTATGCCACATCACATCTCattcgggtttttttttattacgagTTACTTCTTGGTTTTC harbors:
- the LOC122605181 gene encoding uncharacterized protein LOC122605181, translating into MDIRGMSMITSSWRNQKHSYYCSTRDPKPPSPQNGDDRNNKNNNKDKFSTDWDKAWSSFKKQGKKSLFSQFTPNKYVSWNPRRSNFPLSEEVDPIKRAERSNLSLWTSPSFTLGGAIVIVTFLLVYTILFPLK